A single Capra hircus breed San Clemente chromosome 13, ASM170441v1, whole genome shotgun sequence DNA region contains:
- the SNX21 gene encoding sorting nexin-21 has translation MWNSGDLGCKAPLSETSGKLWARVGGLKEGVGPSGLGTIPEEAWPTQDSHSPPGAKGPGFPGGSGSGRGGRRASRRKGPERRSERTGPVRCNPVGLGQPPGAAPGSGAPQGTGGRAAGRTPDPHNGQGRDLPGAPPSPAPGPAPPPPGAGPGSTSRPGPRPGVARSPRGAMASRLLHRLRHALTGDGPGEAAAGPEAEQFPESSELEDDDAEGLSSRLSGTLSFTSAEDDDEEDGEDDDDADPDPLSAGDRVAGEDAGPSCAQAERSPPPDGQRGSQLLTRQLQDFWKKSRNTLVPQRLLFEVTNATVVKDPPSKYVLYTLAVMGPGSTDSQPAQISRRYSDFERLHRNLQRQFRGPMAGISFPRKRLRQNFTAETIARRSRAFEQFLGHLQAVPELRHAADLQDFFVLPELRRAQSLTCTGLYREALALWANAWQLQAQLGIPCGPDRRLLTLAGLAVCHQELEDAGEARACCERALQLLGAESPHPLLAPFLEAHVRLSWRLGLDKRHSEARLQALQEAGLTPTPPPSLKELLIKEVLD, from the exons ATGTGgaactcaggagacctgggctgcAAGGCTCCACTCTCAGAAACCTCTGGCAAGCTGTGGGCAA GGGTGGGCGGACTCAAGGAGGGCGTAGGCCCCTCCGGATTGGGGACGATCCCGGAGGAGGCCTGGCCTACCCAGGATTCCCATAGCCCTCCTGGAGCGAAGGGCCCGGGATTCCCGGGCGGCTCCGGGAGCgggcggggcgggaggcgggCCAGCCGCAGGAAGGGGCCGGAGCGGCGCTCGGAGCGGACTGGGCCGGTTCGGTGCAACCCGGTCGGCCTCGGCCAGCCTCCGGGAGCTGCACCGGGGAGCGGGGCGCCCCAGGGCACAGGAGGCAGAGCCGCGGGGAGAACCCCCGATCCCCACAACGGGCAGGGGCGGGACCTCCCCGGCGCcccgccctcccccgccccgggccccgccccgccccctcccggcGCGGGGCCGGGGTCCACCTCCCGCCCCGGCCCGCGACCCGGCGTCGCGCGCTCCCCCCGGGGTGCCATGGCCTCGCGGCTCCTGCACCGGCTGCGGCACGCCCTGACTGGCGACGGCCCCGGGGAGGCGGCGGCCGGCCCCGAGGCCGAGCAGTTCCCGGAGAGCTCGGAACTGGAGGACGACGATGCCGAGGGCCTGTCGTCCCGCCTCAGCGGCACCTTGAGCTTCACCAGCGCCGAGGACGACGACGAGGAGGACGGCGAGGACGACGACGACGCTGACCCCGACCCGCTGTCCGCTGGCGACCGGGTGGCGGGAGAAGACGCAG GCCCATCCTGTGCTCAAGCAGAACGGAGTCCCCCACCTGATGGGCAGCGGGGCAGTCAGCTCCTGACCCGGCAGTtgcaagatttctggaagaagtCCCGGAACACCCTGGTACCCCAGCGGCTGCTCTTTGAGGTGACCAACGCCACCGTGGTTAAGGACCCACCCTCCAAGTACGTG CTCTACACCCTCGCCGTGATGGGCCCGGGGTCAACGGATAGCCAGCCGGCCCAGATCTCCCGCCGCTACTCAGACTTTGAGCGGTTGCACCGAAACCTGCAGCGGCAGTTCCGGGGCCCCATGGCTGGCATCTCCTTCCCCCGCAAGCGCCTGCGCCAGAACTTTACCGCCGAGACGATCGCCCGCCGCAGCCGGGCCTTCGAGCAGTTTCTGGGCCACCTCCAGGCTGTGCCTGAGCTGCGCCACGCTGCGGACCTGCAGGACTTCTTCGTGCTGCCCGAGCTGCGGCGGGCACAGAGCCTCACCTGTACCGGCCTATACCGCGAGGCCCTGGCGCTCTGGGCCAACGCCTGGCAGCTACAGGCCCAGCTGGGCATCCCCTGTGGCCCAGACCGACGTCTGCTAACCCTGGCGGGGCTGGCCGTGTGCCACCAGGAGCTGGAGGATGCCGGAGAGGCCCGGGCATGCTGTGAGAGGGCCCTACAGCTGCTGGGGGCTGAGAGCCCGCACCCTCTGCTGGCCCCCTTTCTGGAGGCCCACGTGCGGCTCTCCTGGCGCCTGGGCCTGGACAAACGCCACTCTGAGGCCCGGCTCCAGGCCCTGCAGGAGGCAGGCCTGACCCCCACGCCACCTCCCAGTCTTAAAGAGTTACTCATCAAGGAGGTGCTGGACTAG
- the ACOT8 gene encoding acyl-coenzyme A thioesterase 8 gives MSPPQDPEDEQGGGDPPGDLRSVLVTSVLNLEPLDEDLFRGTHYWVPSTQRLFGGQIVGQALVAAAKSVSEDVHVHSVHCYFVRTGDPKVPVLYQVERTRTGASFSVRFVKAVQHGRPIFICQASFQKAQPSPMQHQFSMPAVPPPEELLSHEALINQCLRDPKFQKYQVGLNRIAAQEVPIEIKLVNPTAPCKLKKMEPKQMFWVRARGHIGEGDMKMHCCVAAYISDFAFLGTAILPHRWQYKVDFMVSLDHSMWFHAPFRADHWMLYECESPWAGSSRGLVHGRLWRQDGVLAVSCAQEGVIRVKPWDSTSKL, from the exons ATGTCGCCCCCTCAGGACCCGGAAGACGAACAGGGCGGCGGGGATCCACCCGGGGACCTCCGCAGCGTCCTGGTCACCAGCGTGCTCAACCTCGAGCCGCTGGACGAGGATCTCTTCAG AGGAACGCATTACTGGGTACCCTCAACTCAGCGGCTGTTTGGCGGTCAGATCGTGGGCCAGGCCCTGGTGGCTGCAGCCAAGTCTGTGAGTGAAGATGTCCATGTGCATTCCGTGCACTGCTACTTTGTACGGACAG GGGACCCGAAGGTGCCGGTGCTGTACCAGGTGGAGCGGACGCGGACAGGGGCAAGCTTCTCTGTGCGCTTCGTGAAGGCCGTGCAACATGGCAGGCCCATCTTTATCTGCCAGGCCTCCTTCCAgaaggcccagcccagccccatgcAGCACCAGTTCTCCATGCCTGCCGTGCCCCCGCCGGAGGAGCTGCTTAGCCATGAGGCCCTCATCAACCAATGTTTAAG GGACCCGAAATTCCAGAAGTACCAAGTGGGGCTGAACCGAATTGCTGCCCAGGAGGTGCCCATTGAGATCAAGCTGGTAAACCCAACTGCTCCATGCAAACTGAAGAAAATGGAGCCCAAACAGATGTTCTGGGTGCGAGCCCGGGGCCATATTG GCGAGGGCGACATGAAGATGCACTGCTGTGTGGCGGCCTATATCTCGGACTTTGCCTTCCTGGGCACAGCAATACTGCCCCACCGCTGGCAGTACAAGGTGGACTTCATGGTCTCTCTGGACCACTCCATGTGGTTCCATGCCCCTTTCCGAGCTGACCACTGGATGCTCTATGAGTGTGAGAGCCCCTGGGCCG GCAGCTCCCGGGGCCTGGTTCACGGGCGGCTGTGGCGTCAGGACGGGGTCCTGGCTGTGTCCTGTGCCCAGGAGGGTGTGATCCGAGTTAAGCCCTGGGACTCAACGAGCAAGCTGTAG
- the ZSWIM3 gene encoding zinc finger SWIM domain-containing protein 3: protein MELGSCFKTYEDFKECFSAYKKENKCSFILRNCVSVRYHNLNHGTSIREDILYVQVKFVCIRTQSNRKRAAEADMCPAYLLLRYNEKLDRLFISELNTQHIHTDPKTTGPRGDATGKSQKKLQSAQPEVNKDLGTAAKPPVEPSFCLDKVQIPAKPEQEGITPSDLAKIAKVMKNFLKVDVGSMASFSVGSSRDLDRLSFQSSKMSDLFVRFPENLLLHRVENAQGHILYAFLVESKEREGRVVHFAVLKAETATSVAKMLSIFTEFNSDWPKVKVVFVDPSFPHRAILQEVFPGARTLLSIYHTTRLLEKKLHRSSADPSFKRLMKEALREAVFVTSETSLQNLCQMSRALLDEQLFSFLQAHWFSCELLWYMHVRKGLHACSTYMDSLDIVTSKVSSLFREQQSLLDCILRFVDYIDFFNTKGVKNLPTAPPKLKRARSANTAPKSKKPSGICRGSLSRPPVQDAKPEQVRGPPWQPPQGQPSQGGMLASLHQSGSDLAYKLCHNEWVVVQSSTHLVDVAGCAVDVQLLEDSHQVSKDGCSCSCSFQQRYHLPCRHILALLHTSQRPVSEAMVCRRWQKRYQHLLGPSGELRDPILIPADAGQPGEPGRNDMIQDLSRELANLLMQSEGPELEERCSTLRKIVDIWAAPCQPPEPSHQPGDFRDVGCLPFLWGKQEEGEGLAPAGATIHG from the exons ATGGAGCTCGGGAGCTGCTTCAAGACCTACGAGGACTTCAAGGAGTGCTTCAGCGCCTACAAAAAGGAGAACAAGTGTTCCTTCATTCTCAGGAACTGCGTCTCCGTCCGGTACCACAACCTCAACCATGGCACCTCTATCCGCGAGGACATCCT ATATGTGCAGGTGAAATTTGTCTGTATTCGGACCCAGTCAAACAGGAAGAGAGCAGCAGAAGCAGACATGTGCCCAGCATACTTGCTCCTGCGGTACAATGAGAAACTGGATAGACTGTTCATCAGTGAACTCAACACACAGCATATACACACTGACCCCAAAACCACGGGTCCTAGAGGAGACGCCACCGGCAAATCTCAGAAGAAACTCCAGTCTGCACAGCCTGAGGTCAACAAAGACCTTGGCACAGCTGCTAAGCCCCCAGTTGAACCATCGTTTTGCTTAGACAAGGTGCAAATACCCGCCAAGCCAGAGCAGGAGGGCATTACTCCTTCTGACCTGGCCAAGATAGCCAAAGTGATGAAGAACTTTCTTAAGGTGGACGTGGGTTCCATGGCCTCCTTCAGTGTGGGCAGCAGCCGAGACCTGGACCGGCTCAGTTTCCAGAGCAGCAAGATGAGCGATCTGTTTGTCCGCTTCCCAGAGAATCTCTTGCTGCACCGGGTAGAGAATGCCCAGGGCCACATCCTCTAcgctttcctggtggagagcaaGGAGCGAGAGGGGCGGGTGGTGCACTTCGCGGTGCTCAAGGCCGAGACAGCCACTTCCGTGGCCAAGATGCTAAGCATCTTTACGGAGTTCAACTCAGACTGGCCCAAGGTCAAGGTGGTCTTCGTGGACCCATCCTTCCCTCACCGAGCCATCCTGCAGGAGGTCTTTCCTGGTGCCCGCACCCTCCTCTCCATCTATCACACGACCCGACTCTTGGAGAAGAAGCTGCATCGTAGTTCCGCAGATCCGTCCTTTAAACGGCTCATGAAGGAAGCCCTGCGGGAGGCCGTGTTTGTCACCTCCGAGACCAGCCTGCAAAATCTCTGCCAGATGTCCCGGGCCCTGCTCGACGAGCAGCTTTTCAGCTTCCTGCAGGCCCACTGGTTCTCCTGTGAACTGCTGTGGTACATGCACGTCAGGAAGGGCCTGCACGCCTGTAGCACCTACATGGACAGTCTGGACATCGTCACCAGCAAGGTGTCGAGCCTCTTCCGGGAGCAGCAGTCGCTGCTGGACTGCATCCTCCGCTTCGTGGATTACATAGACTTCTTTAACACCAAAGGCGTGAAGAACTTGCCCACTGCTCCCCCCAAGTTAAAGAGAGCCCGGTCAGCAAACACGGCCCCCAAGTCCAAGAAGCCTTCTGGCATCTGCAGAGGGAGCCTCAGCAGGCCCCCTGTGCAGGATGCCAAGCCAGAGCAGGTGCGGGGGCCGCCATGGCAGCCTCCCCAGGGGCAGCCCTCGCAGGGCGGCATGCTGGCCTCCTTACACCAGAGTGGCTCCGACCTGGCCTACAAGCTGTGCCACAATGAGTGGGTGGTGGTGCAGAGCTCCACGCACCTGGTGGACGTGGCTGGCTGTGCCGTGGACGTGCAGCTGCTCGAGGACTCCCATCAGGTGAGCAAAGACGGCTGCAGCTGCAGCTGCTCCTTTCAGCAGCGGTATCACCTGCCATGCCGACACATCCTGGCACTGCTACACACCAGCCAGAGGCCCGTGAGCGAAGCCATGGTGTGCCGCCGGTGGCAGAAGAGGTACCAGCACCTCCTCGGGCCCAGCGGGGAGCTCCGGGACCCCATTCTGATCCCGGCAGATGCAGGCCAGCCAGGAGAGCCGGGACGGAATGACATGATTCAGGACCTAAGCAGGGAGCTTGCAAATCTGCTGATGCAGAGTGAGGGACCAGAGCTGGAGGAGCGCTGCTCCACGCTGCGCAAGATTGTGGACATCTGGGCGGCCCCCTGCCAGCCTCCTGAGCCCAGTCACCAGCCAGGGGACTTCAGGGATGTGGGCTGCCTCCCTTTCCTCTGGGGAaagcaggaggaaggggagggactgGCTCCTGCTGGCGCCACCATTCACGGTTGA